In one Dreissena polymorpha isolate Duluth1 chromosome 7, UMN_Dpol_1.0, whole genome shotgun sequence genomic region, the following are encoded:
- the LOC127837763 gene encoding uncharacterized protein LOC127837763 isoform X2, producing MFTSAATNIDMDRLHESDGGCEVEDLLNKKDSAIVVLNDHQSSYGSTDPTNNRCFQFIRNNKKCALGLCITIATVTIGYGVLAAKVVHNKSDCESQHNASLATVEQYIQSPNVEKVLQKDDDYSANPNGLCYPNICKKCSINIPANTSRLEGRSCPYRKQECYRCNDTCLEADVIREKINEHINCNNFQTSIDCCIVLSVSGDKQCGYHGDLVCINSTYTPVCQCHLGWTGPFCNKTDLVKTLCKCDVSNQTMADENKAPNCSSVVRPKDWLFCIHWLRNGSKCICANNTSGFFNDEKGIVDCFYDIPHERPHEHYSHP from the exons ATGTTTACAAGTGCCGCGACGAACATAGACATGGATAGATTACATGAATCT GACGGTGGCTGTGAAGTTGAAGACCTTTTAAACAAG AAAGACTCAGCCATTGTGGTATTAAATGATCATCAGTCTTCATATGGATCCACGGATCCAACAAACAAC agATGTTTCCAGTTTATTAGAAATAATAAGAAATGTGCACTTGGTCTGTGTATAACAATAGCTACTGTTACTATTGGATATGGAGTGCTAGCTGCCAAAGTGGTCCATAACAAATCAGACTGCGAATCACAGCATAATGCTAGCTTAGCTACAGTCGAACAGTATATTCAATCACCAAACGTAGAAAAAG TGCTTCAGAAAGATGATGATTATAGTGCAAACCCTAATGGTCTGTGCTATCCAAATATCTGTAAAAAGTGTTCAATAAACATCCCTGCAAATACATCAAGATTAGAAG GACGGTCCTGTCCATACAGAAAGCAAG AATGTTATCGGTGCAACGACACATGTCTGGAGGCAGACGTCATCCGGGAAAAGATAAACGAGCACATCAATTGCAACAACTTCCAGACATCTATTGATt gcTGCATCGTGTTGTCAGTAAGCGGAGACAAACAATGCGGTTATCACGGTGATCTTGTCTGCATCAATTCTACATACACACCGGTTTGTCAATGTCATCTCGGATGGACAGGTCCTTTCTGCAATAAAACAGACTTGGTTAAG ACATTGTGCAAATGTGATGTAAGCAATCAGACAATGGCCGATGAAAATAAAGCACCCAACTGTTCCAGCGTTGTTCGTCCTAAAGACTGGCTTTTTTGTATCCACTGGTTGAGGAATGGTTCAAAGTGCATATGTGCCAATAATACATCTG GCTTCTTCAATGATGAAAAAGGCATTGTTGATTGCTTTTATGACATACCACATGAAAGACCACATGAACATTACTCGCATCCATAA
- the LOC127837763 gene encoding uncharacterized protein LOC127837763 isoform X3, whose protein sequence is MDRLHESSTRRPNCRLDGGCEVEDLLNKKDSAIVVLNDHQSSYGSTDPTNNRCFQFIRNNKKCALGLCITIATVTIGYGVLAAKVVHNKSDCESQHNASLATVEQYIQSPNVEKVLQKDDDYSANPNGLCYPNICKKCSINIPANTSRLEGRSCPYRKQECYRCNDTCLEADVIREKINEHINCNNFQTSIDCCIVLSVSGDKQCGYHGDLVCINSTYTPVCQCHLGWTGPFCNKTDLVKTLCKCDVSNQTMADENKAPNCSSVVRPKDWLFCIHWLRNGSKCICANNTSAAVG, encoded by the exons ATGGATAGATTACATGAATCT AGCACACGAAGACCAAACTGCAGATTG GACGGTGGCTGTGAAGTTGAAGACCTTTTAAACAAG AAAGACTCAGCCATTGTGGTATTAAATGATCATCAGTCTTCATATGGATCCACGGATCCAACAAACAAC agATGTTTCCAGTTTATTAGAAATAATAAGAAATGTGCACTTGGTCTGTGTATAACAATAGCTACTGTTACTATTGGATATGGAGTGCTAGCTGCCAAAGTGGTCCATAACAAATCAGACTGCGAATCACAGCATAATGCTAGCTTAGCTACAGTCGAACAGTATATTCAATCACCAAACGTAGAAAAAG TGCTTCAGAAAGATGATGATTATAGTGCAAACCCTAATGGTCTGTGCTATCCAAATATCTGTAAAAAGTGTTCAATAAACATCCCTGCAAATACATCAAGATTAGAAG GACGGTCCTGTCCATACAGAAAGCAAG AATGTTATCGGTGCAACGACACATGTCTGGAGGCAGACGTCATCCGGGAAAAGATAAACGAGCACATCAATTGCAACAACTTCCAGACATCTATTGATt gcTGCATCGTGTTGTCAGTAAGCGGAGACAAACAATGCGGTTATCACGGTGATCTTGTCTGCATCAATTCTACATACACACCGGTTTGTCAATGTCATCTCGGATGGACAGGTCCTTTCTGCAATAAAACAGACTTGGTTAAG ACATTGTGCAAATGTGATGTAAGCAATCAGACAATGGCCGATGAAAATAAAGCACCCAACTGTTCCAGCGTTGTTCGTCCTAAAGACTGGCTTTTTTGTATCCACTGGTTGAGGAATGGTTCAAAGTGCATATGTGCCAATAATACATCTG CTGCAGTAGGTTGA
- the LOC127837763 gene encoding uncharacterized protein LOC127837763 isoform X1 — protein MDRLHESSTRRPNCRLDGGCEVEDLLNKKDSAIVVLNDHQSSYGSTDPTNNRCFQFIRNNKKCALGLCITIATVTIGYGVLAAKVVHNKSDCESQHNASLATVEQYIQSPNVEKVLQKDDDYSANPNGLCYPNICKKCSINIPANTSRLEGRSCPYRKQECYRCNDTCLEADVIREKINEHINCNNFQTSIDCCIVLSVSGDKQCGYHGDLVCINSTYTPVCQCHLGWTGPFCNKTDLVKTLCKCDVSNQTMADENKAPNCSSVVRPKDWLFCIHWLRNGSKCICANNTSGFFNDEKGIVDCFYDIPHERPHEHYSHP, from the exons ATGGATAGATTACATGAATCT AGCACACGAAGACCAAACTGCAGATTG GACGGTGGCTGTGAAGTTGAAGACCTTTTAAACAAG AAAGACTCAGCCATTGTGGTATTAAATGATCATCAGTCTTCATATGGATCCACGGATCCAACAAACAAC agATGTTTCCAGTTTATTAGAAATAATAAGAAATGTGCACTTGGTCTGTGTATAACAATAGCTACTGTTACTATTGGATATGGAGTGCTAGCTGCCAAAGTGGTCCATAACAAATCAGACTGCGAATCACAGCATAATGCTAGCTTAGCTACAGTCGAACAGTATATTCAATCACCAAACGTAGAAAAAG TGCTTCAGAAAGATGATGATTATAGTGCAAACCCTAATGGTCTGTGCTATCCAAATATCTGTAAAAAGTGTTCAATAAACATCCCTGCAAATACATCAAGATTAGAAG GACGGTCCTGTCCATACAGAAAGCAAG AATGTTATCGGTGCAACGACACATGTCTGGAGGCAGACGTCATCCGGGAAAAGATAAACGAGCACATCAATTGCAACAACTTCCAGACATCTATTGATt gcTGCATCGTGTTGTCAGTAAGCGGAGACAAACAATGCGGTTATCACGGTGATCTTGTCTGCATCAATTCTACATACACACCGGTTTGTCAATGTCATCTCGGATGGACAGGTCCTTTCTGCAATAAAACAGACTTGGTTAAG ACATTGTGCAAATGTGATGTAAGCAATCAGACAATGGCCGATGAAAATAAAGCACCCAACTGTTCCAGCGTTGTTCGTCCTAAAGACTGGCTTTTTTGTATCCACTGGTTGAGGAATGGTTCAAAGTGCATATGTGCCAATAATACATCTG GCTTCTTCAATGATGAAAAAGGCATTGTTGATTGCTTTTATGACATACCACATGAAAGACCACATGAACATTACTCGCATCCATAA
- the LOC127837762 gene encoding uncharacterized protein LOC127837762, with amino-acid sequence MEARIHSNEDTALNESNASETLIGRTTPRGHNPIVQESQNERQTDHTRLSWLKCSGKKKLVIGIISLLFVVIVGLAIWLAFCKQSNKEEYELQAALKLEAEQFKKVDEQIDPDGICFPTRCDELVLDIPGTSQWLEEFYCPSTNATKVSEIRCNGTNLSAEYLRQNINKHIYCKEESAFNYITCCLITLVSSYPECSDAGNLVCRNDTSVPVCNCTTGKRGTQCEQQHTEKVQCKCIAANEKFVGENAMDNCSNMYRSDYWTKCFHNFYNGTKCTCFRSSLDALRLAPNGKTNTAAAATASLWLMTTVLGIQQVYCRVNQKNYMVRHFVIGEQTDNS; translated from the exons ATGGAGGCGCGCATACACTCA AACGAGGACACGGCGTTGAATGAGTCAAATGCTTCAGAAACTCTG ATTGGGAGAACCACACCACGTGGACAC aaccCGATTGTTCAAGAATCACAAAATGAAAGACAGACTGATCATACAAGATTGTCGTGGCTGAAG tGCAGTGGCAAGAAGAAATTGGTTATTGGCATTATTTCGCTGCTATTTGTTGTAATTGTCGGACTGGCCATTTGGTTGGCATTCTGCAAACAGTCTAACAAAGAAGAATATGAACTCCAAGCAGCTCTGAAACTTGAAGCGGAAC AGTTTAAAAAGGTAGATGAGCAAATAGACCCCGATGGTATATGTTTCCCTACTCGGTGTGACGAATTGGTACTTGATATCCCTGGTACTAGTCAATGGTTGGAGG AATTTTATTGCCCGTCAACAAACGCAACAAAAGTATCAG AAATTCGTTGCAATGGAACGAATCTGTCGGCAGAATATCTTCggcaaaacataaacaaacatatttactGCAAAGAAGAAAGCGCATTTAATTATATCACCT GCTGCCTAATCACGCTGGTCAGCAGTTACCCAGAGTGTAGCGACGCAGGCAATCTCGTGTGCAGAAATGACACAAGCGTCCCAGTGTGCAACTGTACGACGGGAAAAAGGGGAACCCAGTGCGAGCAACAACATACAGAAAAA GTGCAATGCAAATGCATTGCCGCCAACGAGAAATTTGTGGGAGAAAACGCAATGGATAACTGCTCAAACATGTATCGCTCAGATTATTGGACAAAGTGCTTCCATAATTTTTACAATGGCACCAAATGCACATGTTTTCGTTCTTCTCTCG ACGCCTTACGCCTAGCCCCAAACGGAAAGACAAACACGGCAGCAGCTGCGACCGCTTCATTGTGGTTGATGACGACAGTGCTCGGGATTCAACAGGT TTACTGCCGTGTAAATCAAAAGAACTACATGGTTCGTCACTTCGTCATTGGTGAACAAACGGACAATTCATAA